From Toxorhynchites rutilus septentrionalis strain SRP chromosome 2, ASM2978413v1, whole genome shotgun sequence, a single genomic window includes:
- the LOC129765977 gene encoding uncharacterized protein LOC129765977 produces MPKKGQAPVASGSLLKYFKKSENLPSQSPSGGESVLMEESISEKQSVQEEQSIPVAREISDCGSGPTLTIDTSDDDTDDVEHSEHIAVNKSSNYVSNGFSESIHSNFTPLFIDSIRMSILNPCRRSEKELARNTPENGKGNCLGWLRVQIVISDFVVSVRKT; encoded by the exons ATGCCTAAAAAAGGACAAGCTCCAGTTGCAAGCGGAAGTTTGctcaaatatttcaaaaaaagcg aaaatctTCCAAGTCAGTCGCCTTCGGGAGGAGAGTCGGTTCTGATGGAGGAGTCGATTTCGGAGAAGCAGTCAGTTCAGGAAGAGCAATCGATTCCAGTAGCACGAGAAATAAGTGATTGTGGCAGTGGTCCAACTCTAACCATCGATACGTCAGATGATGACACTGACGACGTCGAGCATTCCGAGCATATTGCAGTAAATAAATCTTCAAATTACGTAAGTAATGGATTTTCGGAGAGTATTCACTCAAATTTCACTCCACTTTTCATTGATTCGATTAGGATGAGCATACTGAACCCCTGTCGAAGAAGCGAAAAAGAGTTGGCCAGAAATACTCCAGAGAATGGGAAAGGCAATTGTCTTGGTTGGCTCCGAGTGCAGATTGTTATTTCGGATTTTGTCGTGTCTGTAAGAAAGACGTAA